From the genome of Culicoidibacter larvae, one region includes:
- a CDS encoding YiiX/YebB-like N1pC/P60 family cysteine hydrolase — protein MWLRQDEIRVGDVIFGFFGDELQDEAIADIQLGFDDERMNHCALVVSNTEVIEAVLSGVRRLSIDRFLRRHRRRGRILVARPGRADLIAGSIAVAETFIGFAYNHKFVASPGELYCSELIVEAFEQAAGGEALFKQYDLMFAPEGEPVPEYWVEYYRKFDMNVPSGQGTHPASLSYDDFFTERYWYLEEAK, from the coding sequence ATGTGGCTGAGACAAGATGAGATACGAGTTGGCGATGTGATCTTTGGTTTCTTTGGTGATGAGTTGCAGGATGAGGCAATTGCTGATATTCAGCTGGGCTTTGATGATGAGCGGATGAATCACTGCGCCTTGGTAGTGAGCAATACTGAAGTGATTGAGGCAGTGCTGAGTGGGGTGCGGCGCTTGTCGATTGACCGCTTCTTGCGCCGGCATCGGCGGCGCGGGCGGATTTTAGTTGCTCGTCCAGGTAGAGCGGATTTGATTGCTGGCAGTATCGCGGTGGCGGAAACATTTATTGGCTTTGCTTATAACCATAAGTTTGTTGCCAGCCCGGGCGAACTTTATTGCAGTGAACTGATTGTTGAAGCTTTTGAGCAGGCAGCTGGTGGTGAGGCATTATTCAAGCAATATGATTTGATGTTTGCGCCGGAAGGTGAACCGGTGCCTGAATATTGGGTTGAATATTATCGAAAATTTGATATGAACGTGCCAAGCGGCCAAGGAACGCATCCGGCGAGTTTGTCGTATGATGATTTTTTTACAGAACGTTATTGGTATTTAGAGGAGGCAAAATAG